Proteins encoded by one window of Rutidosis leptorrhynchoides isolate AG116_Rl617_1_P2 chromosome 7, CSIRO_AGI_Rlap_v1, whole genome shotgun sequence:
- the LOC139860532 gene encoding ethylene-responsive transcription factor ERF024-like, whose translation MLVFKLRGTSLYHQLALETRGTLELLCRTWWWTLNDPTNGIRPGGTGVIIVAVAVHIGVTLDVTRGRSRMSGKSRDVNERVRNQITIYTNTVMTTSPSSSSSSSLAISSPSPRSSLVSSGRHPSFRGIRSRSIGKWVCEIREPRKSKRIWLGTYPTPEMAAAAYDVAALSLKGSETKLNFPYLVGSYIVPDMPEPALIRRAATAAAQLMKSSSDDHDQIMDVIDYPGEFLEAGDNNVFMDEDTIYDMPNLLADMAQGMLMSPPRQLNTDYPSLGGSSDCDNLWGG comes from the exons ATGCTTGTATTTAAGCTTAGGggaacctccctctatcaccaattggcttTAGAGACAAGAGGAACTCTTGAGCTTCTATGCAGGACATGGTGGTGGACCTTAAACGATCCAACAAATGGTATCAGACCAGGTGGCACGGGTGTGATCATTGTGGCAGTGGCGGTTCATATCGGGGTGACTTTGGACGTGACCAGGGGAAGAAGTCGGATGTCCGGAAAAAGTCGAGATGTTAATGAACGGGTCCGG AATCAAATTACAATATACACCAACACTGTCATGACTACTtccccttcttcttcttcatcttcttcattagcTATATCATCCCCAAGCCCCCGTAGTAGTCTGGTTTCAAGCGGAAGACACCCAAGTTTTCGAGGGATACGAAGTCGTAGTATTGGAAAATGGGTGTGTGAGATTCGAGAGCCACGTAAAAGCAAACGTATATGGCTTGGAACCTATCCAACACCTGAGATGGCTGCAGCAGCATACGATGTTGCTGCTTTGTCACTTAAAGGCTCGGAAACCAAGTTGAATTTCCCATATCTTGTGGGATCATACATTGTTCCAGATATGCCGGAACCCGCATTGATACGGAGGGCTGCAACAGCTGCAGCCCAATTAATGAAGTCTTCGAGTGATGATCATGATCAAATAATGGACGTGATAGATTATCCTGGTGAATTTTTGGAAGCTGGAGATAATAATGTGTTTATGGATGAAGATACAATTTATGACATGCCTAATTTGTTGGCAGATATGGCACAAGGAATGCTTATGAGCCCGCCTCGGCAATTGAATACCGATTATCCTTCTCTAGGGGGTTCATCTGATTGTGATAATTTGTGGGGAGGCTAG